The sequence CGGTCATCCCGGCACCCAGTGACGCGGCGGTGAACCGGTACGTCGAGGCCTGTGCGCGCGACTCGCGCACCGCGACGGAGCGCAGCCTGAGGTCGAGCGCGGGCGCGAGCGGTCCGGGTGCGATCGCGGTCAGATCGGCCTGCAGGTAGACCCGGTCGATCTCGGCGGGAAGGTGCGGCGCCATGGTGGCGGCGTCCGCCGGTGCGCCGGTGCGCAGGGCCGTCGTCCACGCGAACTCGGCGCCGTCGGCGCCGAACAGGCCCCACAGCACGCCGATGCGTCGCAGCCGGTCGGCGCGGGCGGGCCATTCGTCGTCGAGGGGATACGCGTCGCGCCAGAGCGCAGGCGCGACGAATCCTCCGTCGGGAGTGCGGATGCCGCTGGGCAGGCCGGCGCGGAAGCCGTCGGCGATGGCGGTCCACCGCCCGGGGGTCGAGGTCTCGAGCCACGTCTCGCCGGCGGTCGTGACCACCCACTCGCGGTCGTGCGCGACGGCCAGCCGGGCCGCGGCTGCGGACGCGAGCAGGTCTTCGAGGTCGTCGACGGCCGCGATCGCGCCCGTCTCCGCGAGGCGGCGGCGATCCACGGCGCTGACCGATCCGGCGCCGGTGCGCGCGAGCGGGCTGTGCAGGCACGCCAGCAGCACGTCGGCGAGCGATCCTGCAGTCGTGAAGGCGCGTTCGGCGGCCGCGGCCGCGGCCACCGTGGAGGCGGGAGCGGGATCGGCGCCGAGGTCGGCCGTGGCCGCGACCGCGTCCGGACGCGTGCGGGCGATGAGCGCGATCCGGTCGGCCACCGCGCCGAACGGATGGCCCTCGTCGTCGACGAGCCCGAGCCGCATCGCCGCCCCGGCCGGCGCAGCGGTGCCGGTGGCGAGGGCGGCCAGTTCGCGCCGCTCCAGCCGCGTCAGCGCCCGGTCGAGCGACGACGGATCGAGCAGACCCTCTGCCGCGTCGAAGAAGTCATGCCAGCCGATCTGCGGCGAGACGCCTCGGGCAGCCAGCGTCTCCGCCAGCGCGGCATCGCCGCGAGCGGCGAGCCACGTCGCGAGGGCGCGCGCATCGGAGACCAAGCGGTCAGCCCCCGCGGTTGGCCCGCGCCCTTCGGACGAAGCTCATGATGAGAACCGTGAGCAGGAGGACGAACGCCACGATCGGCGCGATGTAGACCAGCACCCCGATGAGGGGCCAGATGCCGGTGCCCATGTCGGCGCCGGACGAGCTGCCGATCATGATCGCGAAGAAGCTCACGATCGAGAGCACGAGAAGGCCCAGCGACATGAAGGCGAGGACGCGATCGATGCGGCGGACCGGAACGTCACCGGGGGTGTTCGTGCTCATCCGCTCCAGCCTACCCGCAGGGCCGCACCCGGCGGCGCCGTGGGTCGCGTAGGGGGATGGGCGGCACGGCGTGGCGGTAGGCTACTGGCGTGGGGACGGACCGTGTCTCCGCATTCGTCATGCTCTGTTTCGCCCGCGACGAGTCGCGAGGCGCCGTCTTCAGCGAGGTTCCGATGCCCACCGGCAAGGTCAGGTTCTACGACGAGGAGAAGGGCTTCGGCTTCATCACCTCCGATGAGGGTCAGGACGTCTTCCTGCACGCCACCGCCCTGCCCGCCGGCACGCCGCCGCCCAAGACCGGAACGCGGCTCGAGTTCGGCATCGCCGACGGCAAGCGTGGTCCGCAGGCGCTGTCGGTGCGCGTGCTCGAGGCGCCGGTGAGCCTGGCGAAGCGCTCCCGCAAGCCGGCCGACGACATGGCGATCATCGTGGAAGACCTCGTGAAGCTGCTCGACGGGATCGGCGGCGACCTGCGCCGCGGCCGCTACCCCAGCGGCTCGCACGCCAAGAAGGTCGCCGCGGTGCTGCGCAAGGTGGCCGAGGAACTCGATGCCTGATCCGGCCGAGAACGCCGAGAACGTCGAGGACACCGAGGGCCGCGAGGTCGTCGAGGGTGCCGACGAGCGCCAGGACGAGACGGTATCGACCGGCGGCGGGGAATCCGCGGCGCCGGAGTCT comes from Microbacterium cremeum and encodes:
- a CDS encoding multidrug ABC transporter ATPase, with protein sequence MSTNTPGDVPVRRIDRVLAFMSLGLLVLSIVSFFAIMIGSSSGADMGTGIWPLIGVLVYIAPIVAFVLLLTVLIMSFVRRARANRGG
- a CDS encoding cold-shock protein, with translation MPTGKVRFYDEEKGFGFITSDEGQDVFLHATALPAGTPPPKTGTRLEFGIADGKRGPQALSVRVLEAPVSLAKRSRKPADDMAIIVEDLVKLLDGIGGDLRRGRYPSGSHAKKVAAVLRKVAEELDA
- a CDS encoding helicase-associated domain-containing protein, whose translation is MVSDARALATWLAARGDAALAETLAARGVSPQIGWHDFFDAAEGLLDPSSLDRALTRLERRELAALATGTAAPAGAAMRLGLVDDEGHPFGAVADRIALIARTRPDAVAATADLGADPAPASTVAAAAAAERAFTTAGSLADVLLACLHSPLARTGAGSVSAVDRRRLAETGAIAAVDDLEDLLASAAAARLAVAHDREWVVTTAGETWLETSTPGRWTAIADGFRAGLPSGIRTPDGGFVAPALWRDAYPLDDEWPARADRLRRIGVLWGLFGADGAEFAWTTALRTGAPADAATMAPHLPAEIDRVYLQADLTAIAPGPLAPALDLRLRSVAVRESRAQASTYRFTAASLGAGMTEGETAASVREFLSELSLTGIPQPLDYLIESTAARHGLVRVRGDGTTGRTRVESPDMSLLDAIAIDQALRPLGLVSEGRDLVTRVARDAVYWSLADARYPVVALGESGAPESVHRRTTAVTSEPNATPAETYSRLIETLRGGHGTEGEAGWLERELEQAVRGRSEIIVVVRMPDGAERSFTLEASGLGGGRLRGRDRAADIERTLPVSSIVSVHSA